A section of the Labrus bergylta chromosome 21, fLabBer1.1, whole genome shotgun sequence genome encodes:
- the nog2 gene encoding noggin-2: MGLSQTLLFYLLLCVHLGVSQHYLRLRPSPSDHLPVPDLKEDPDPEYDPREQDLAERTLRRKLGSNFDPNFMSISSPMLVNLSAADNQVKLQGPMPNEIKKLDLTETPYGKRVKVGKKARRKFLQWLWTYTHCPVVYTWKDLGVRFWPRYIKEGNCFSERSCSFPEGMSCKPVKSINKIFLRWYCQGFLKQKYCTWIQVQYPIISECKCSC; the protein is encoded by the coding sequence ATGGGCCTCTCACAAACGCTTCTCTTCTACCTGCTGCTGTGCGTCCACCTTGGAGTTTCCCAGCATTACCTTCGCCTCCGTCCATCGCCCAGTGATCACCTCCCCGTGCCCGACCTCAAGGAGGACCCCGACCCGGAGTACGACCCCCGTGAGCAGGACTTGGCCGAGAGGACTCTGAGGAGAAAACTTGGCAGCAACTTTGACCCAAACTTCATGTCCATCAGCTCGCCTATGCTGGTGAACCTCTCCGCAGCAGACAACCAGGTGAAGCTGCAGGGGCCCATGCCCAACGAGATTAAAAAGCTGGACCTGACTGAGACCCCCTATGGGAAGCGGGTTAAAGTGGGCAAGAAGGCCCGCAGGAAATTTCTGCAGTGGCTGTGGACCTACACGCACTGTCCTGTGGTGTACACCTGGAAGGATTTGGGCGTGAGGTTCTGGCCGCGCTACATCAAGGAGGGGAACTGTTTCTCTGAGCGCTCGTGCTCCTTTCCCGAGGGGATGTCTTGCAAACCCGTCAAGTCAATCAACAAGATTTTTCTGCGGTGGTATTGTCAAGGGTTTCTAAAACAGAAATACTGTACGTGGATACAGGTGCAATACCCAATCATCTCAGAGTGCAAGTGCTCGTGCTGA